One region of Bacteroidota bacterium genomic DNA includes:
- a CDS encoding type IX secretion system membrane protein PorP/SprF produces the protein MKRILTLLMLLTGLSSYAQQDILVSQYMFNHLLLNPAYAGSKDYMMASLLYRKQWVDFKGAPETQVASVHGPLGLTHFGWGVLLSHDKIAVTDRTDAYLNAAYHLPVGKKMKLSVGLRAGGGYYSYKNSDLKYWDTGDPAFAGDQVSKFLPNVGAGAYLYTDKFYAGLSVPTIISYDPSKSLSVDVASGEVVPHQVRHYFGTVGVVLPVHPDVVLKPSVLVKYVQNAPVEADFNLNVLLANTIWIGGSYRTGDSFVALLELQLSRKLRLGYSYDFTFTDIKDYSSGSHEIMLGYDFGYDIMKIKTPRYF, from the coding sequence ATGAAAAGAATCTTGACGTTGTTGATGCTGCTGACGGGACTGAGCAGTTACGCTCAGCAGGACATCCTGGTAAGTCAGTACATGTTTAATCATTTGCTGCTGAACCCGGCGTATGCGGGGAGCAAGGATTACATGATGGCGAGTTTGTTGTACCGCAAACAGTGGGTCGACTTTAAAGGAGCGCCGGAGACACAGGTCGCTTCGGTGCATGGTCCATTGGGTCTGACGCATTTTGGCTGGGGCGTATTGCTGAGCCACGACAAAATCGCGGTGACGGATCGTACGGATGCATATCTGAACGCTGCATATCATCTGCCTGTAGGCAAGAAGATGAAACTGTCGGTAGGTCTTCGCGCTGGCGGTGGTTACTACAGCTATAAGAACAGTGATTTAAAATACTGGGACACGGGCGATCCTGCTTTTGCGGGCGACCAGGTGTCGAAGTTCCTGCCCAATGTAGGAGCGGGAGCGTATTTGTATACGGATAAATTTTACGCCGGACTGTCGGTACCGACGATCATCAGTTACGATCCGAGCAAAAGCCTGAGTGTGGATGTAGCCAGTGGAGAAGTAGTGCCTCATCAGGTGCGTCACTATTTTGGAACAGTAGGTGTGGTGCTTCCGGTGCATCCGGATGTGGTGCTCAAACCAAGTGTGCTTGTAAAATATGTACAGAACGCACCGGTAGAAGCGGACTTCAATTTGAATGTACTATTGGCCAATACAATCTGGATCGGCGGAAGCTACCGTACGGGCGACAGCTTTGTGGCGCTGCTGGAACTTCAGCTGAGCCGTAAACTTCGTTTGGGCTATAGCTATGACTTCACGTTTACGGATATAAAAGATTACAGCTCGGGCTCTCATGAGATTATGCTGGGCTATGATTTTGGATACGATATTATGAAGATCAAGACACCGAGATATTTTTAA
- a CDS encoding OmpA family protein codes for MTKTFSRIAAGTAVVLMLGSCASYHMRQGNRMYSDLAYSSAIEEYQKALGKKNFPEGQIKLAECYRLTNNLGKAEEAYGKVMQLKEVQPVHRLRYAQLLMRSGKYEQAKNYFDQYLGSQPTDEGARKLRNSCDSITRWQTDSARYTLEKSGVNTGQSNFSPVWYKDGIVFVSDRTPGKGSTKTYEWTGRPFLDLYYSKSDGKGGYGSPELMRGELNGIYHEGPASFSSKGDTVYFTRNTYVKKKVKKSDDDVVILKICQGIKKDSTFREITDFAYNSIDYSTGHPSLSKDGNMLYFVSDMPGGQGGTDVYQCKKVNGQWSKPENLGSAINSPYNELFPMIWQDSVLYFSSEGHYGMGGLDVFSSTREGGSWSRPQNMGYPLNTSYDDFGIALNDSGTAGLVSSNRNTQNTTQDNIYSFAVNDLRFSLEGIAVEKSTQEPLSGVVVELTNKKSGKKESVTTGPDGKFFFKLNPETDYVVVGSRDSYFTNTEPVSTVGKKRSENMFVKLKLEMEQIVVNKPIVLENIYYDLDKYNIRPDAAEGLDKLVGIMKDNPEISIELSSHTDSRAEDKYNMTLSQKRAESAVSYLVSHGIAAERMMAKGYGESRLVNGCSNGVECTEEQHQANRRTEFKVTRMEKKAQE; via the coding sequence ATGACAAAAACTTTTTCCAGGATAGCAGCGGGCACGGCAGTAGTACTGATGCTGGGCAGCTGCGCAAGTTACCACATGCGTCAGGGTAACCGTATGTATTCGGATCTGGCCTATAGCAGTGCGATTGAAGAATACCAAAAGGCCCTGGGGAAGAAAAATTTTCCGGAAGGACAGATCAAACTGGCCGAATGCTATCGGTTGACCAACAATCTTGGCAAAGCGGAAGAGGCGTATGGCAAGGTGATGCAGCTCAAAGAAGTGCAGCCGGTTCACCGTTTGCGTTATGCGCAGCTGCTTATGCGGAGCGGCAAATACGAACAGGCGAAAAATTATTTTGATCAGTATCTTGGCAGCCAGCCGACGGACGAAGGAGCACGCAAACTACGCAACAGCTGCGACAGTATTACACGGTGGCAGACCGACAGCGCCCGCTACACACTTGAAAAGAGCGGAGTCAATACGGGTCAGAGTAACTTCAGTCCGGTGTGGTATAAAGACGGAATCGTTTTTGTGAGCGACCGCACACCGGGCAAAGGCAGTACGAAAACCTACGAGTGGACAGGCCGTCCGTTTTTGGATTTGTATTATTCCAAAAGCGATGGCAAAGGAGGCTATGGCAGTCCGGAACTGATGCGAGGAGAACTCAATGGAATCTACCACGAAGGTCCTGCAAGCTTCAGCAGCAAAGGCGATACGGTATACTTCACACGGAATACGTATGTAAAGAAGAAAGTAAAGAAATCGGATGATGATGTGGTGATCTTAAAGATCTGCCAGGGCATCAAGAAAGACAGTACCTTCAGAGAGATCACGGACTTTGCCTACAACAGCATTGATTACAGTACGGGTCACCCGAGCTTAAGCAAAGACGGCAACATGCTTTATTTTGTGAGCGACATGCCGGGCGGTCAGGGCGGAACGGATGTTTACCAGTGTAAGAAAGTGAACGGACAGTGGAGCAAACCGGAAAACCTGGGCTCTGCGATCAACAGTCCGTACAACGAACTGTTCCCGATGATCTGGCAGGATTCGGTACTGTACTTCAGTTCGGAAGGCCATTACGGCATGGGCGGACTGGATGTGTTCAGCAGTACCAGAGAAGGTGGCAGCTGGAGCCGTCCACAGAACATGGGCTATCCGCTGAACACGAGCTACGATGATTTTGGCATCGCGCTGAACGACAGCGGAACGGCAGGACTGGTATCGAGTAACCGGAATACACAGAATACGACCCAGGATAATATCTACTCCTTCGCGGTGAATGATCTTCGCTTCAGTCTGGAAGGAATCGCAGTTGAGAAATCGACACAGGAACCGCTGTCGGGAGTAGTGGTGGAACTGACCAACAAGAAGAGTGGCAAAAAGGAAAGCGTAACCACGGGACCTGACGGAAAGTTTTTCTTTAAACTGAACCCGGAAACGGATTATGTGGTGGTGGGCAGCAGAGACAGTTACTTTACCAATACGGAACCGGTCAGTACGGTAGGGAAGAAGCGGAGCGAGAATATGTTTGTGAAGCTGAAGCTGGAGATGGAACAGATTGTGGTGAACAAACCGATCGTGCTGGAGAACATCTATTACGATCTTGACAAATACAACATTCGTCCGGATGCGGCTGAAGGGTTGGATAAGCTGGTAGGCATCATGAAAGACAATCCGGAGATCTCGATCGAGCTGAGTTCACATACAGACTCCAGAGCGGAAGACAAATACAACATGACTTTGTCACAGAAGCGTGCAGAATCAGCGGTGAGTTACCTGGTGAGTCACGGCATCGCCGCAGAGCGAATGATGGCCAAAGGTTATGGAGAATCCCGCCTGGTGAATGGCTGCAGCAACGGAGTGGAATGTACCGAAGAACAACATCAGGCCAACCGCAGAACAGAGTTCAAGGTGACCAGGATGGAAAAGAAGGCACAGGAATAA